In the genome of Bradysia coprophila strain Holo2 unplaced genomic scaffold, BU_Bcop_v1 contig_232, whole genome shotgun sequence, one region contains:
- the LOC119075611 gene encoding zinc finger protein 714-like — translation MHHTETLQQLDCFSKDENGLTHTGEILLRRDGNYCFSCNHCNEYFDLVQEIIAHIRNVLLGETGKNDQCKLRVVSETEFVDVLMPVKYEPNDDCMSDGSSANDGDDNGNDNCADVMIEVRTEKPLLDNRRSTENKTTIADTISLESLSYSMNTSACNSQNDGDCDGSNTTIDQIKCCWCSATFDDVGLVQNHLTDDHNKKSSDVYCCERCCHFFRNRTLLSEHILSCHGVDEHERFRLEIDYQENTKPMQCSVCQIWKNGTKAFESHTKNAHKMYRILQCYVCGIFKKKPSGLLDHLKVHDRFRKYRCYECDNVEPKITNPNDRRSHKCVLCGIWFLNHTSMRNHLTSVHGQDQIYDCAICDDFSFKTESDLKTHVVNVHDVRAVFECKICSKHCRTAQSLNVHKRTHAKTSSSTNVCSICGSKFRRKDYLMRHIKSHSDANKDFKCYICNKGFQSNGYLKNHIKRHTEQKIHQCHVCGVRFLLHGLLRKHMKEHEGEVWKCTQCPKEFSNKSKLTAHEKTHVTERNFRCDVCSKTYKTSKNLRQHKLIHSAERRIKCRICNMTFNQGPEHELHLQTHTSELTC, via the exons ATGCATCACACAGAAACTCTACAGCAACTGGATTGTTTCAGt AAAGACGAAAACGGATTGACTCACACCGGTGAAATTCTTCTTCGACGTGATGGAAATTATTGCTTTTCCTGCAATCACTGCAACGAATACTTTGATCTCGTCCAAGAAATTATTGCACACATTAGGAATGTATTACTTGGTGAAACTGGCAAAAATGATCAGTGTAAATTGCGAGTAGTTTCAGAGACTGAATTCGTTGATGTTCTAATGCCAGTGAAATATGAACCGAATGACGACTGTATGTCTGATGGAAGTTCAGCGAATGATGGAGATGACAATGGTAATGATAACTGTGCAGACGTAATGATAGAAGTTAGGACGGAAAAGCCATTGTTAGACAATAGAAGGTCTACAGAAAATAAGACAACAATAGCTGACACAATTAGTCTTGAGAGTCTGTCGTACTCAATGAATACATCAGCTTGTAACTCTCAAAATGATGGTGATTGTGATGGAAGCAACACAACAATAgaccaaataaaatgttgctGGTGTTCAGCAACGTTCGATGACGTAGGACTAGTACAAAACCACCTTACAGATGATCACAATAAGAAATCATCGGATGTTTATTGTTGCGAACGCTGCTGCCACTTCTTCAGAAATCGCACACTCTTGAGCGAACATATATTATCCTGTCATGGTGTAGATGAACACGAACGATTCCGATTGGAGATCGACTATCAAGAAAATACCAAGCCCATGCAATGCTCTGTTTGtcaaatatggaaaaatggaaCCAAGGCCTTTGAAAGTCATACTAAAAACGCTCAtaaaatgtatcgaatattacAGTGCTACGTTTgcggaattttcaagaaaaaaccGTCGGGATTACTCGATCATTTGAAGGTACATGACCGATTCCGCAAGTATCGTTGCTATGAGTGTGATAATGTTGAACCGAAAATAACCAACCCAAATGATCGCCGATCACACAAGTGCGTTCTCTGTGGTATTTGGTTTTTAAATCACACGTCAATGAGAAATCACTTGACTAGTGTCCATGGACAGGACCAGATATACGACTGTGCCATCTGCgacgatttttcatttaaaaccgAATCGGATCTGAAAACGCATGTCGTTAATGTCCATGACGTTAGGGCGGTATTCGAGTGTAAAATTTGTAGCAAACACTGCAGGACAGCGCAAAGCTTAAACGTACACAAAAGAACGCATGCGAAAACATCATCCAGCACAAATGTATGTTCGATCTGTGGATCGAAATTCCGTCGAAAGGATTATCTGATGCGACATATCAAAAGTCATAGCGACGCGAACAAAGACTTTAAATGTTATATTTGCAATAAGGGATTCCAAAGCAACGGCTACCTCAAAAATCACATCAAACGACACACCGAACAGAAAATTCACCAGTGCCATGTATGCGGTGTCCGGTTTCTTCTCCATGGACTGTTACGAAAACATATGAAAGAGCACGAAGGAGAAGTGTGGAAATGTACCCAATGTCCGAAGGAGTTTTCAAACAAATCCAAATTGACTGCACACGAGAAGACCCACGTAACGGAACGTAACTTTCGCTGCGAT GTATGTTCTAAAACGTACAAGACCTCAAAGAATTTGCGGCAACATAAACTGATTCATAGCGCGGAAAGGCGAATAAAATGCAGAATATGCAATATGACCTTCAACCAGGGACCAGAACACGAACTACATTTGCAGACACACACCAGTGAACTGACTTGTTGa
- the LOC119075617 gene encoding peptide deformylase-like: MTDTDSEKNSGEPTPSPYDASWIQSSLFTLSHIKSPTVLLVGEPALRIVCEPISKEDINDETFLVDKYRLHRALFDFRAKNGFGRSIAAPQIGVNQRFLAINMGKGPFTLINPTIIYKSAELISLWDDCMSFPFIMVRKQRHASVGVKFVDDQGKEHIWENLDTATSELLQHEIDHLDGILALDEPFGKDGIVSREVYERNRECFDKQVDYVIESTI, from the exons ATGACCGACACGGACTCGGAGAAAAATAGTGGAG AACCTACACCATCGCCTTACGACGCATCATGGATACAGTCTTCCCTTTTTACGCTTTCACACATAAAATCACCAACTGTACTGCTAGTCGGTGAACCAGCATTACGTATAGTTTGTGAACCAATTAGTAAGGAGg ATATTAACGATGAAACGTTCCTGGTGGACAAGTATCGTCTACATCGTGCATTATTCGATTTTCGagcaaaaaatggatttgGACGATCCATTGCCGCTCCGCAGATCGGTGTTAATCAGCGATTTTTAGCCATCAACATGGGCAAAG GTCCGTTTACTTTAATCAATCCGACCATCATATACAAATCAGCCGAGTTAATATCTCTGTGGGATGATTGTATGAGTTTTCCTTTCATTATGGTGCGGAAACAACGGCATGCCAGTGTTGGTGTGAAATTTGTAGACGATCAAGGGAAGGAACACATTTGGGAG aatttgGATACAGCCACATCTGAACTTCTTCAACATGAAATTGATCATCTTGATGGCATTTTGGCACTGGATGAACCGTTCGGTAAAGATGGCATCGTCAGTAGAGAGGTATACGAAAGGAACAGAGAATGCTTTGACAAACAAGTCGATTATGTAATTGAGTCCacaatttga
- the LOC119075614 gene encoding 12-oxophytodienoate reductase 1-like, whose product MSVPTLFSPITVGNHDLNHRIVLALLTRLRNTEDGIPQDKCVEYYRQRTTKNGLLISEGTFISPANNGYPFAPGIYTDAQVEGWKRVTDAVHEKGGIIFNQLWHVGRTGATNTVSASAIPINGRNVWGQEYDVPHALTVDEIKSTIRDYANAAKNAIRAGFDGVELHAAYGYLIDQFINSSSNIRQDKYGGSIQNRARFALEVIDAVVEAVGARNVAIRFSPWSEFQDMKDDTPVETWSYITQKLQDRHPDLAYLHFAEARVTGGSDVDEEQAESLDPFREIWKGPFVNCGGYNRTKAIQLCEKKPNNLVAFGRIFIANPDLVERLRRDLPLNKYHRPTFYTHGSDGYTDYPFHSDTV is encoded by the exons atgagTGTACCGACCCTGTTTTCTCCCATCACTGTTGGAAATCATGATTTGAATCATCGGATCGTGCTAGCACTATTGACAAGGCTTCGAAATACCGAAGATGGCATCCCGCAAGACAAATGTGTTGAATACTATAGGCAACGAACTACCAAGAATGGCTTATTGATAAGTGAGGGAACATTCATTTCGCCCGCTAACAATGGCTACCCGTTCGCCCCTGGCATTTACACTGACGCTCAAGTCGAAGGATGGAAACGGGTTACAGATGCAGTGCATGAAAAAGGTGGTATTATATTCAATCAGCTTTGGCATGTTGGACGTACTGGAGCTACAAACACTGTATCTGCGTCCGCTATACCTATTAATGGAAGGAATGTGTGGGGTCAGGAATACGATGTTCCGCATGCACTAACCgttgatgaaataaaatctacAATACGAGACTATGCCAATGCAGCCAAAAATGCAATAAGAGCAGGATTCGATG GAGTTGAATTGCATGCTGCTTACGGTTATCTTATTGATCAATTCATCAACTCTTCAAGTAATATTCGCCAAGATAAATACGGCGGATCCATTCAGAATCGTGCACGTTTCGCTTTGGAAGTTATCGATGCTGTTGTCGAAGCAGTTGGTGCTAGAAATGTAGCTATTCGCTTCTCTCCATGGTCTGAATTCCAAGATATGAAGG ATGACACaccagtggaaacatggtcatACATTACACAAAAATTGCAAGATCGTCATCCTGATTTGGCTTATCTTCATTTCGCCGAGGCTAGAGTCACAGGAGGTAGTGATGTAGATGAAGAGCAGGCAGAATCGTTAGACCCATTCCGTGAAATTTGGAAAGGACCATTTGTGAACTGTGGTGGCTATAACCGGACAAAAGCTATTCAATTATGCGAGAAAAAGCCGAACAATTTGGTTGCTTTCGGCCGTATATTTATAGCGAATCCTGATTTGGTGGAACGTTTACGACGAGATTTGCCGCTGAACAAATATCATCGTCCCACCTTCTACACTCACGGAAGTGATGGTTATACTGACTATCCGTTTCACTCAGATACTGTGTga